aagaaaaataagtcattaacccagctttagaaagaaagaaagaaagaaagtagtgtATCATGAGAGTTTTCTCctttagaaataattcaaatgaccTTCCTAGAAAGAGTcagcaggtctggggatatagttgAGTGGTAGTgggctggcctagcatgcagaaggccttgCAGTTTAAAGCCcaatactgcaagaaaagaaaagggaggttagggagaaaaaagaagaaagggagggaggaagggaggaagtaaagaaggaagaaaaaatgaaaaaattaagaaagggagggaggaaggaaggaaggaaggaagaaaaaaggtagAGAATAAAAGCAGGGAAAGCAATGGGTCATTAAAGCAAAAGGGCAAgcagtacaaatataaatatatgacataaAATCTGTTGAGACAGTTTAGAAAGCTTTAGAATTCACATGACATCAAACTGAGTGATATTATTACTGTATAGAAACATAAGAATCTCCACCTTGGCCTGGCCTAAACCAAACTCAGGTGTAGGAGGCATAGAGAGGACTCCTGTCTGGCTGTAGTGGAAGGCAGCTGAACCTGTGGCACTTCAGGATGCACTGGTTAGGGAAGGAAGGGGCCAAGACTCCCCTGATGGGCACTTGAGCACCACAAGGCTCCTGGGAGTCCTTCACCCTGGCTCCCCACCATCACAAACCCCCCTTGCAGGGGTTCTCAGTGGTCTGTTCCGTTGCCTGGTGCAGGTTTGAGTTCCTCACCAAACACCTGAGTGTTCACAGCCTACGTTGGCCTGCCTGGGCAGGCTGTGGTTGTGGTGGCAAGAGCCAAAGCCAACTTAGCTTGATGGAGGCACCAAGGACTGCCCTATAGCCATATTAGCGGGTGGTCCTGGAAGAAGTAGGCAGGGTTTTGGAAGCATTGTCTGAAGACAAGAAGCCAGGCCCTAATCCTTATGGTGTTCCTTGGGAGTTGGTGATATGTAGAGCTATTGGATGTTTTGTACTTCTCTTGTTTTTGTGGAGAAGTTTTCAGTTTGTTAGAAGCAGGCTttatgtggaaagagaaaaacagctggctttaaaactttctagaagaattgaagaaaaatgtgaactacTTGAAAAAGTTAGCCTTGTTCAAAAAGAGCTTGAAGGCTTAGAGTCAACTTTAAAGGGCAGCAGTTCTGAGAAGGGTCCAAGAGATGTCCCAGATTTGGAGGCAACCTATGAAAAGCTGCATAGGTCCAAACCTAGCCGTGGGGATGAAAGACTCTTTCTAGAAAAAGAGCTAGAAGAACAAAAGGCCAAATATTGTAAACAGGATGAAATCATGGCAGATATATCGAGAAGGATAAAGTCCCTTGAAGGTGAATCAGAATCAATCAGATCACAAATAGCTGAAACTAAAACAAACTTGAGAATGCATCAAATGAGTGAGGAAAGACTTCAGCTGGCAATGAAGGAAGCCTTGGATGAACGTTCCCAGCTTCAGCAAAGTCAGAAACCGATCTTACAAGGAGACGCTGAAGCATGGAGGGAACAAGGACGTCTCCAAAGTAAAGAGAGCACCACATTGGAAGACTCTCAATTCCATGCAAAACAAGttcaaactgataaagaaaatcacatggaGTCTCTGACTGAAGGCTTGCTGAAGATGAAAGATAGGTCTTCTCCAACCAAGGGAGCCCAAACAGACATTGGGAACTTGGAATGGGGAATGACGAGTGAATCAGGAATTGGTGCTCAGTTGGATGATGAGCCCAAAGGAGCTTTGAAGAAACTGGTTGATGGTGCAAAGCTAAAGGCTTCCTTAGAAACCTTAGAAGGACAAAGATATCAAACGTGTGCTTTCTTATCTGaagtagagaaaacaaaggaagacctTAGAGAACAGATTAGAAGTCTGAAGACTGAACAGGCAACCTTGCTGTCAGAAAATGCATGGCTTGAAGGTGATAATGAGAAACTTCAACAGAAATTTAAAGTCATGATGGAATGCTAtcaagaaaatatgatgaaactCCATGGGAAACTCAGAGTAGAGTAAAATTACCGGGTGGATCAAGAGGAGAAACTTTCCAAGGTCAAAGAAGAGATGGGCCATACAAGAGAAGAGCTGGAGACCTACAGAAAGTGAGCCAAATATCTTAAAGAAGAATTGGAGAGAACCATTCAGTCCTGTCAGGGGAACATTATTTACTGTGAGAAAAAAGCACATGAGAGTGAGTTGGCAGCTTGGATTGCTGAAAGAAACCTccatta
The nucleotide sequence above comes from Urocitellus parryii isolate mUroPar1 unplaced genomic scaffold, mUroPar1.hap1 Scaffold_37, whole genome shotgun sequence. Encoded proteins:
- the LOC144252197 gene encoding LOW QUALITY PROTEIN: melanoma inhibitory activity protein 2-like (The sequence of the model RefSeq protein was modified relative to this genomic sequence to represent the inferred CDS: substituted 2 bases at 2 genomic stop codons), whose translation is MRAQFKASPFRTNAQNSSERNARQEQQDDKAHRAIQRVVLEEVGRVLEALSEDKKPGPNPYGVPWELVICRAIGCFVLLLFLWRSFQFVRSRLYVEREKQLALKLSRRIEEKCELLEKVSLVQKELEGLESTLKGSSSEKGPRDVPDLEATYEKLHRSKPSRGDERLFLEKELEEQKAKYCKQDEIMADISRRIKSLEGESESIRSQIAETKTNLRMHQMSEERLQLAMKEALDERSQLQQSQKPILQGDAEAWREQGRLQSKESTTLEDSQFHAKQVQTDKENHMESLTEGLLKMKDRSSPTKGAQTDIGNLEWGMTSESGIGAQLDDEPKGALKKLVDGAKLKASLETLEGQRYQTCAFLSEVEKTKEDLREQIRSLKTEQATLLSENAWLEGDNEKLQQKFKVMMECYQENMMKLHGKLRVEXNYRVDQEEKLSKVKEEMGHTREELETYRKXAKYLKEELERTIQSCQGNIIYCEKKAHESELAAWIAERNLHYFMKQNARNRQKLTERELQFELVEEDPCALGVSNAALGRKHSCNGPSPLGPPW